The Lineus longissimus chromosome 2, tnLinLong1.2, whole genome shotgun sequence genome window below encodes:
- the LOC135502807 gene encoding uncharacterized protein LOC135502807, producing the protein MEPLEIAQFAATILALVASAFLDRKIFILMNFALLTFWGIICMLFPKMLLEMHSVGKPTNWHVMTMQLLGLVVFITGLVFWLYRNSSDERVSKALLSLMAQSLVSELIVIVLAKKQLERSKPGKDEVFSKALVDNQQMMLICAVLVLWLIVIVIHYLRSPQVKPTVPYQYDRQLNAHQSIQYSFCFVASLMCIIAPEAALGLYVKSGQIPFDSGLKLPIQLAGTFILAQSVFIINSMDFMEKEEQGKVFQANFLFKLIQLVMYVAHIFLLKTLSLMDALPVVVTLLIIMVNSALGLRRCGIVNLDRKDSKKRR; encoded by the exons ATGGAGCCCCTAGAAATCGCCCAGTTCGCTGCCACAATTTTGGCACTcgttgcctctgcatttttggaCAGAAAAATCTTCATCTTAATGAATTTTGCACTGTTGACTTTTTGGGGCATTATTTGCATGTTGTTTCCGAAGATGTTGCTAGAGATGCAT TCTGTTGGAAAACCCACCAATTGGCATGTGATGACTATGCAGTTACTGGGCTTGGTTGTGTTCATAACTGGTCTGGTCTTCTGGTTGTACAGAAACTCATCTGATGAAAGAGTGAGCAAGGCTTTGCTCTCTCTTATGGCACAG TCATTGGTGTCTGAGCTCATTGTCatagttttggccaaaaaacaaCTGGAGAGATCAAAGCCAGGCAAGGATGAAGTCTTCTCCAAAGCCCTTGTGGACAACCAG CAAATGATGTTGATTTGTGCCGTGCTGGTCCTGTGGTTAATTGTGATAGTAATTCACTATCTTCGAAGTCCACAGGTGAAACCGACTGTTCCTTACCAGTATGACCGCCAGCTGAACGCCCACCAGTCGATCCAATATTCATTTTGTTTTGTGGCATCATTGATGTGCATTATTGCTCCCGAGGCTGCGCTTGGCCTCTATGTTAAG AGTGGCCAAATACCCTTTGATTCAGGTTTGAAGCTGCCTATTCAATTGGCCGGCACCTTCATTTTGGCACAATCTGTGTTCATCATCAACTCAATGGACTTCATGGAAAAGGAGGAACAAGGGAAAGTCTTTCAGGCCAATTTTCTG TTCAAGTTGATCCAGTTAGTGATGTATGTCGCTCACATTTTCCTGCTCAAAACGCTCTCGCTCATGGATGCCCTGCCAGTAGTGGTTACTCTGTTAATCATAATGGTCAACAGCGCACTTGGATTACGACGTTGTGGCATTGTGAACTTGGACAGAAAAGACTCGAAAAAGAGGCGATAG
- the LOC135502772 gene encoding angiogenic factor with G patch and FHA domains 1-like isoform X1, protein MSEIEKLQEEINFLKKKLFKSESDLKGSLERVASFREKYEKGLSYNKELESQLKKLSQEIQLYRSKEKDGVSIGIQVADSDPELVSAKLVVKTDAGRIPTDIDMAPSVPVKAEVEVNIADKQVEPMSLAESLKAAAEEVVQNSGYVFDEKSGMYYDYNTGYYYDNEKALYYDPASGTYFYYDHAASEYKFHSQVSAHQYTTDSHYTDLDAASGGKDDSSRKADGRERDLLSSKSRHRRKADVPDEQEWNGREFKHKKKKSHKRDGENEKHKKKKKKRERNEDDIRRHRKKRKREKEDRDEKSSKRKKKSTKQEKKEKKRDNTGENDKQDKVVGIEQSDSRKDNDDNDAEPKCKEACDIDDAKGKSKDREFGHRKLDRSKKREELISKNSGKAGHDYKDCDIFGDIVLKKESKTGPMIVDVHDSPERNEKTPQVERKEMELIEISSSESDLEEGEISDITTISSSSSSVSSSCEEESDLETDPPMIVEEENSKAWPPCIRAMVKSSDKLDRGSLFLVTCTGATIGREKDLGHTILIEDVLISKMHAELKYNEEFKRYVVIDHASQNGTFVNGDRVCEPKVMGEAKTLFHGDELRVGSTTLELHIHPGTDTCEGCEPGLVLAQIKQEEKHAAADAKVLGKEEKELLRRKQLKNIKRKFGLENLSYVDDMSAINNPKYQDKATERRRTKGSDNPYQKDDAPASVDRAISHENKGHKLLQKMGWSEGESLGKSKQKGLKEPIKVNIRSTPQAGLGSGLNIATSLDNVHDVKKRELWSKMQQRYTKVEGQKEPAPVSDHGGWVSGGVVMDASLDDSQTETTAQPEDVSGDVDKDLGVQAGTSGVLEIQETDILYL, encoded by the exons atgtctgaaattgaaaagctgCAAGAAGAAATCAACTTCTTGAAAAAGAAGCTGTTCAAGAGTGAGAGTGACCTGAAGGGCAGTTTGGAACGAGTTGCAAGCTTCCGGGAGAAATATGAGAAAGGATTGAGTTACAACAAAGAGCTGGAATCACAGTTGAAGAAGCTGAGCCAAGAGATTCAGCTATACCGTTCTAAAGAGAAAGATGGTGTCTCAATTGGGATTCAAGTGGCTGACTCCGACCCAGAACTTGTCTCCGCCAAGCTGGTTGTGAAAACTGATGCAGGGAGGATCCCCACTGATATTGACATGGCGCCTTCAGTTCCTGTAAAGGCAGAGGTGGAAGTCAATATTGCCGATAAACAG GTTGAACCAATGTCTCTTGCCGAGAGCCTGAAGGCAGCTGCTGAGGAAGTGGTCCAAAATAGTGGTTACGTGTTTGATGAAAAATCAGGGATGTATTATGACTACAATACAGGATATTATTATGACAAC GAAAAGGCCCTGTATTATGACCCAGCATCTGGAACGTACTTCTACTATGACCACGCTGCCTCTGAGTACAAGTTCCATTCTCAAGTAAGCGCGCATCAGTATACAACCGACAGTCATTACACTGACTTGGACGCTGCCAGTGGTGGGAAGGATGACAGTTCCAGGAAAGCTGATGGGAGAGAGAGGGATTTATTGAGCAGCAAGTCGCGACATCGAAGGAAAGCTGATGTTCCAGATGAGCAG GAGTGGAATGGCAGGGAATTCAAACACAAGAAAAAGAAGTCCCACAAACGAGACGGAGAGaatgaaaaacataaaaagaaaaagaagaagcgaGAGAGGAATGAGGATGATATACGGAGGCATAGAAAGAAGCGAAAACGAGAAAAGGAAGACAGAGATGAGAAGTCttcgaagaggaagaagaagagcaCCAAGCAGgagaaaaaagagaagaaaagaGATAACACAGGAGAAAATGACAAGCAAGATAAAGTAGTGGGAATAGAACAGTCTGACAGTAGAAaagacaatgatgataatgatgcagAGCCTAAATGCAAGGAAGCGTGTGATATTGACGATGCTAAAGGTAAAAGCAAAGATAGGGAATTTGGTCATCGTAAACTAGATAGAAGTAAAAAACGTGAGGAATTGATTAGTAAAAACTCTGGAAAAGCTGGTCATGATTATAAGGATTGTGATATTTTTGGAGACATTGTGCTCAAAAAGGAGAGTAAAACAGGACCGATGATTGTTGATGTTCATGACAGTCctgaaagaaatgaaaagaCTCCTCAAGTGGAACGGAAGGAAATGGAACTCATTGAGATCAGTTCCAGTGAGAGTGATCTAGAGGAAGGGGAGATTAGTGATATAACTACaatatcatcttcttcatcatcggTGTCTTCTTCTTGTGAGGAAGAGTCTGATTTAGAAACGGATCCTCCAATGATTGTGGAAGAGG AAAACAGCAAAGCCTGGCCGCCTTGTATCCGTGCCATGGTAAAGAGTTCAGATAAATTGGACCGAGGCAGCTTATTCCTGGTGACTTGTACTGGTGCTACTATTGGCAGAGAGAAAGATCTTGGCCATACTATACTCATAGAAGATGTCTTGATCTCCAAG atgcatGCTGAACTGAAGTACAATGAAGAGTTCAAACGCTATGTTGTGATTGACCATGCCAGTCAGAATGGCACGTTTGTGAATGGTGATCGTGTCTGTGAG CCAAAGGTGATGGGTGAAGCAAAGACATTGTTTCATGGTGATGAGTTGAGGGTCGGAAGCACCACTCTTGAGCTCCACATCCACCCTGGGACTGACACATGTGAGGGCTGTGAGCCTGGCCTGGTCCTAGCACAGATAAAACAGGAAGAAAAACATGCTGCTGCTGATGCAAAGGTTCTTggtaaagaagaaaaagaattacTTCGGCGAAAACAGCTAAAAAATATTAAGAGAAAGTTTGGCCTTGAA AACTTAAGCTATGTGGATGACATGTCTGCAATTAACAACCCGAAATACCAAGACAAGGCAACAGAGAGGAGAAGGACAAAAGGCAGTGATAATCCGTATCAGAAGGATGATGCACCAGCTTCAGTGGACAG AGCTATATCACATGAGAACAAAGGTCACAAACTGCTCCAGAAGATGGGTTGGTCAGAAGGAGAGAGTCTGGGAAAATCCAAACAAAAAGGACTCAAGGAACCC ATAAAAGTCAACATCCGAAGCACTCCCCAAGCTGGCCTTGGCTCGggattgaatattgcaacatccCTCGATAATGTGCATGATGTTAAAAAGAGGGAGCTTTGGTCGAAGATGCAACAGAGGTACACCAAAGTTGAAGGCCAGAAAGAACCAGCACCAGTATCTGATCATGGGGGTTGGGTCAGTGGTGGAGTTGTTATGGACGCTTCTCTAGATGATTCACAAACAGAGACAACTGCACAACCGGAGGACGTTAGTGGTGATGTTGATAAGGATTTAGGGGTTCAAGCAGGAACTTCTGGTGTTCTAGAAATCCAAGAAACAGACATCCTTTATTTGTGA
- the LOC135502772 gene encoding angiogenic factor with G patch and FHA domains 1-like isoform X3 — MSEIEKLQEEINFLKKKLFKSESDLKGSLERVASFREKYEKGLSYNKELESQLKKLSQEIQLYRSKEKDGVSIGIQVADSDPELVSAKLVVKTDAGRIPTDIDMAPSVPVKAEVEVNIADKQVEPMSLAESLKAAAEEVVQNSGYVFDEKSGMYYDYNTGYYYDNEKALYYDPASGTYFYYDHAASEYKFHSQVSAHQYTTDSHYTDLDAASGGKDDSSRKADGRERDLLSSKSRHRRKADVPDEQGTLCEVTNAMSKLYIEQARKTAIENSKAWPPCIRAMVKSSDKLDRGSLFLVTCTGATIGREKDLGHTILIEDVLISKMHAELKYNEEFKRYVVIDHASQNGTFVNGDRVCEPKVMGEAKTLFHGDELRVGSTTLELHIHPGTDTCEGCEPGLVLAQIKQEEKHAAADAKVLGKEEKELLRRKQLKNIKRKFGLENLSYVDDMSAINNPKYQDKATERRRTKGSDNPYQKDDAPASVDRAISHENKGHKLLQKMGWSEGESLGKSKQKGLKEPIKVNIRSTPQAGLGSGLNIATSLDNVHDVKKRELWSKMQQRYTKVEGQKEPAPVSDHGGWVSGGVVMDASLDDSQTETTAQPEDVSGDVDKDLGVQAGTSGVLEIQETDILYL, encoded by the exons atgtctgaaattgaaaagctgCAAGAAGAAATCAACTTCTTGAAAAAGAAGCTGTTCAAGAGTGAGAGTGACCTGAAGGGCAGTTTGGAACGAGTTGCAAGCTTCCGGGAGAAATATGAGAAAGGATTGAGTTACAACAAAGAGCTGGAATCACAGTTGAAGAAGCTGAGCCAAGAGATTCAGCTATACCGTTCTAAAGAGAAAGATGGTGTCTCAATTGGGATTCAAGTGGCTGACTCCGACCCAGAACTTGTCTCCGCCAAGCTGGTTGTGAAAACTGATGCAGGGAGGATCCCCACTGATATTGACATGGCGCCTTCAGTTCCTGTAAAGGCAGAGGTGGAAGTCAATATTGCCGATAAACAG GTTGAACCAATGTCTCTTGCCGAGAGCCTGAAGGCAGCTGCTGAGGAAGTGGTCCAAAATAGTGGTTACGTGTTTGATGAAAAATCAGGGATGTATTATGACTACAATACAGGATATTATTATGACAAC GAAAAGGCCCTGTATTATGACCCAGCATCTGGAACGTACTTCTACTATGACCACGCTGCCTCTGAGTACAAGTTCCATTCTCAAGTAAGCGCGCATCAGTATACAACCGACAGTCATTACACTGACTTGGACGCTGCCAGTGGTGGGAAGGATGACAGTTCCAGGAAAGCTGATGGGAGAGAGAGGGATTTATTGAGCAGCAAGTCGCGACATCGAAGGAAAGCTGATGTTCCAGATGAGCAG GGGACCCTATGTGAGGTGACCAATGCTATGTCCAAGTTATATATAGAACAGGCACGCAAGACAGCTATAG AAAACAGCAAAGCCTGGCCGCCTTGTATCCGTGCCATGGTAAAGAGTTCAGATAAATTGGACCGAGGCAGCTTATTCCTGGTGACTTGTACTGGTGCTACTATTGGCAGAGAGAAAGATCTTGGCCATACTATACTCATAGAAGATGTCTTGATCTCCAAG atgcatGCTGAACTGAAGTACAATGAAGAGTTCAAACGCTATGTTGTGATTGACCATGCCAGTCAGAATGGCACGTTTGTGAATGGTGATCGTGTCTGTGAG CCAAAGGTGATGGGTGAAGCAAAGACATTGTTTCATGGTGATGAGTTGAGGGTCGGAAGCACCACTCTTGAGCTCCACATCCACCCTGGGACTGACACATGTGAGGGCTGTGAGCCTGGCCTGGTCCTAGCACAGATAAAACAGGAAGAAAAACATGCTGCTGCTGATGCAAAGGTTCTTggtaaagaagaaaaagaattacTTCGGCGAAAACAGCTAAAAAATATTAAGAGAAAGTTTGGCCTTGAA AACTTAAGCTATGTGGATGACATGTCTGCAATTAACAACCCGAAATACCAAGACAAGGCAACAGAGAGGAGAAGGACAAAAGGCAGTGATAATCCGTATCAGAAGGATGATGCACCAGCTTCAGTGGACAG AGCTATATCACATGAGAACAAAGGTCACAAACTGCTCCAGAAGATGGGTTGGTCAGAAGGAGAGAGTCTGGGAAAATCCAAACAAAAAGGACTCAAGGAACCC ATAAAAGTCAACATCCGAAGCACTCCCCAAGCTGGCCTTGGCTCGggattgaatattgcaacatccCTCGATAATGTGCATGATGTTAAAAAGAGGGAGCTTTGGTCGAAGATGCAACAGAGGTACACCAAAGTTGAAGGCCAGAAAGAACCAGCACCAGTATCTGATCATGGGGGTTGGGTCAGTGGTGGAGTTGTTATGGACGCTTCTCTAGATGATTCACAAACAGAGACAACTGCACAACCGGAGGACGTTAGTGGTGATGTTGATAAGGATTTAGGGGTTCAAGCAGGAACTTCTGGTGTTCTAGAAATCCAAGAAACAGACATCCTTTATTTGTGA
- the LOC135502772 gene encoding angiogenic factor with G patch and FHA domains 1-like isoform X2 — MSEIEKLQEEINFLKKKLFKSESDLKGSLERVASFREKYEKGLSYNKELESQLKKLSQEIQLYRSKEKDGVSIGIQVADSDPELVSAKLVVKTDAGRIPTDIDMAPSVPVKAEVEVNIADKQVEPMSLAESLKAAAEEVVQNSGYVFDEKSGMYYDYNTGYYYDNEKALYYDPASGTYFYYDHAASEYKFHSQVSAHQYTTDSHYTDLDAASGGKDDSSRKADGRERDLLSSKSRHRRKADVPDEQEWNGREFKHKKKKSHKRDGENEKHKKKKKKRERNEDDIRRHRKKRKREKEDRDEKSSKRKKKSTKQEKKEKKRDNTGENDKQDKVVGIEQSDSRKDNDDNDAEPKCKEACDIDDAKENSKAWPPCIRAMVKSSDKLDRGSLFLVTCTGATIGREKDLGHTILIEDVLISKMHAELKYNEEFKRYVVIDHASQNGTFVNGDRVCEPKVMGEAKTLFHGDELRVGSTTLELHIHPGTDTCEGCEPGLVLAQIKQEEKHAAADAKVLGKEEKELLRRKQLKNIKRKFGLENLSYVDDMSAINNPKYQDKATERRRTKGSDNPYQKDDAPASVDRAISHENKGHKLLQKMGWSEGESLGKSKQKGLKEPIKVNIRSTPQAGLGSGLNIATSLDNVHDVKKRELWSKMQQRYTKVEGQKEPAPVSDHGGWVSGGVVMDASLDDSQTETTAQPEDVSGDVDKDLGVQAGTSGVLEIQETDILYL; from the exons atgtctgaaattgaaaagctgCAAGAAGAAATCAACTTCTTGAAAAAGAAGCTGTTCAAGAGTGAGAGTGACCTGAAGGGCAGTTTGGAACGAGTTGCAAGCTTCCGGGAGAAATATGAGAAAGGATTGAGTTACAACAAAGAGCTGGAATCACAGTTGAAGAAGCTGAGCCAAGAGATTCAGCTATACCGTTCTAAAGAGAAAGATGGTGTCTCAATTGGGATTCAAGTGGCTGACTCCGACCCAGAACTTGTCTCCGCCAAGCTGGTTGTGAAAACTGATGCAGGGAGGATCCCCACTGATATTGACATGGCGCCTTCAGTTCCTGTAAAGGCAGAGGTGGAAGTCAATATTGCCGATAAACAG GTTGAACCAATGTCTCTTGCCGAGAGCCTGAAGGCAGCTGCTGAGGAAGTGGTCCAAAATAGTGGTTACGTGTTTGATGAAAAATCAGGGATGTATTATGACTACAATACAGGATATTATTATGACAAC GAAAAGGCCCTGTATTATGACCCAGCATCTGGAACGTACTTCTACTATGACCACGCTGCCTCTGAGTACAAGTTCCATTCTCAAGTAAGCGCGCATCAGTATACAACCGACAGTCATTACACTGACTTGGACGCTGCCAGTGGTGGGAAGGATGACAGTTCCAGGAAAGCTGATGGGAGAGAGAGGGATTTATTGAGCAGCAAGTCGCGACATCGAAGGAAAGCTGATGTTCCAGATGAGCAG GAGTGGAATGGCAGGGAATTCAAACACAAGAAAAAGAAGTCCCACAAACGAGACGGAGAGaatgaaaaacataaaaagaaaaagaagaagcgaGAGAGGAATGAGGATGATATACGGAGGCATAGAAAGAAGCGAAAACGAGAAAAGGAAGACAGAGATGAGAAGTCttcgaagaggaagaagaagagcaCCAAGCAGgagaaaaaagagaagaaaagaGATAACACAGGAGAAAATGACAAGCAAGATAAAGTAGTGGGAATAGAACAGTCTGACAGTAGAAaagacaatgatgataatgatgcagAGCCTAAATGCAAGGAAGCGTGTGATATTGACGATGCTAAAG AAAACAGCAAAGCCTGGCCGCCTTGTATCCGTGCCATGGTAAAGAGTTCAGATAAATTGGACCGAGGCAGCTTATTCCTGGTGACTTGTACTGGTGCTACTATTGGCAGAGAGAAAGATCTTGGCCATACTATACTCATAGAAGATGTCTTGATCTCCAAG atgcatGCTGAACTGAAGTACAATGAAGAGTTCAAACGCTATGTTGTGATTGACCATGCCAGTCAGAATGGCACGTTTGTGAATGGTGATCGTGTCTGTGAG CCAAAGGTGATGGGTGAAGCAAAGACATTGTTTCATGGTGATGAGTTGAGGGTCGGAAGCACCACTCTTGAGCTCCACATCCACCCTGGGACTGACACATGTGAGGGCTGTGAGCCTGGCCTGGTCCTAGCACAGATAAAACAGGAAGAAAAACATGCTGCTGCTGATGCAAAGGTTCTTggtaaagaagaaaaagaattacTTCGGCGAAAACAGCTAAAAAATATTAAGAGAAAGTTTGGCCTTGAA AACTTAAGCTATGTGGATGACATGTCTGCAATTAACAACCCGAAATACCAAGACAAGGCAACAGAGAGGAGAAGGACAAAAGGCAGTGATAATCCGTATCAGAAGGATGATGCACCAGCTTCAGTGGACAG AGCTATATCACATGAGAACAAAGGTCACAAACTGCTCCAGAAGATGGGTTGGTCAGAAGGAGAGAGTCTGGGAAAATCCAAACAAAAAGGACTCAAGGAACCC ATAAAAGTCAACATCCGAAGCACTCCCCAAGCTGGCCTTGGCTCGggattgaatattgcaacatccCTCGATAATGTGCATGATGTTAAAAAGAGGGAGCTTTGGTCGAAGATGCAACAGAGGTACACCAAAGTTGAAGGCCAGAAAGAACCAGCACCAGTATCTGATCATGGGGGTTGGGTCAGTGGTGGAGTTGTTATGGACGCTTCTCTAGATGATTCACAAACAGAGACAACTGCACAACCGGAGGACGTTAGTGGTGATGTTGATAAGGATTTAGGGGTTCAAGCAGGAACTTCTGGTGTTCTAGAAATCCAAGAAACAGACATCCTTTATTTGTGA